In Gemmatimonadota bacterium, the sequence CGATTCGCAAGCAGTATATGATTGCGCCGGATGAAGTTTATCTCAATACTGGCTCTTTTGGTTCACAGCCCAGACCCGTGTTTGAGAAGATGCTGGAAATATTGGAGGATGTTGAACGCAACCCTACGCGACATCGAGCGGAATACAATAGCGTTGTAGATAATTCTCGCGTCCATCTGGCGGCGTTTATCAATGCGCCGTCAGAGGATATTGCTTTTGCCACCAATGTTACTATGGCTATCAACATGGTGGTGCATGGGCTGGATTGGCGTCCGGGCGATGAAATTCTGGCTTCAGATCAGGAATACGGTGCGATTGACAACTGCTTGCATCTGGCAGAGCGCCGCTATGGCGTGGTGGTCAAGCGCGTCCAGATCCCCATTCCTCCCGAGCACCCTGAAGATATTCTGAATGTTTTTGAGGATGAATTTACAGATCGTACAAGGCTGGTTTTTTGCAGCCATATCACCACCCGCACGGGGCTGATTACTCCGATTAGAGCACTGGCCCGACTGGCGCACGACCGCGGTGCGCTGATTGCAGTAGATGGTGCGCATGCCCCGGGGATGATTCCGCTAAACTTACAGGACTTCGGCTGCGATTTTTACGGTGGCAATTGCCACAAATGGCTCTGTGCGCCCAAAGGCACAGGTTTTCTCTATGTTTCGCCTTCGATGCAGGAGCGACTCAATCACGTTGTTGTGAGTTGGGGATATAGCCAGGAAGGCGTGAAGAAGGGGGCAGACGGCATTTTGCGGATCAATGACCGTCCGTTTATGTGGGGTATTGAGAACTGGGGTACCCGGGATCAGGCGTGTTTTGCAGCGGTGAGCGCAGCGATTGAATTTCAAGAGGCGGTTGGCAAAAAGCGAATTCGAGAACGGGGGCAACAACTGGCGGCGTACCTGCGAGGTCGTTTGGCTGAAACTGGTTGGGCAAAATTGCTTACGCCTTCCGTGCCAGATTTATCTGGATCGATCTCGGCTTTTCATCTTTCTGGATTCGACGATCTGGATCTTGATGAGCGATATCGGATTACTGTGCCTATTGCAAAGAGCGATGACGTTTACTGGATGCGCGTTTCTACCCATATCTGCAATGGTTTTGATCATGTAGATCGTTTGATAGATGCTTTAGGCGAAGAGAGAAATGCCTGACTTGTTTTGTGTTCAAGAACCTACCTCACGGAATCCTTCAGGCAAATTTTCTCCTTTCACAAGTGCGGCCTTCAATGCGCGTGAATGCTGACAATTTCCCCTGTATTGAAATCCGCGGCAGGCACAGGATACATCGTTTCCATCTACTTCCAATTCGTAAAAAGCCCCTGGCCGCGATGAACTCTCCGCGCGATACTTTGTAATTTTGGGTCCACTCAATACTCGCGCCAGAATTTCAATAGCTTCTTGCGATGGTTGTTGGCGTTCAACCGGTTCACCTATGCCAAATGCCTCTGTATGCGCTTCACGAAAGGCTGCGCTTGCCTCGCGCAACACTTCGCCCACTTGTGCGCTGTTTATATCTCCGGGCAAGGCATCTACTCCGGGTTGCAACACATCCATGATGCGTCGCATTTCACCCATTACATCGCGATGGAAGTCTTCGGGCAGTGCGCGGCCTTCTACCATTTGATCGATCAAGTCCGCTTTTGTTTCCAGTACTGTGCGTACAAATGTATCGACTGTATCACGTCCAATCATATACGTCACATTTACCATATCCGTCTGCCCAATGCGATAAGCCCGATCTTCGGCTTGCCAGTGGTTGACGGGTACCCAGTCCAGATCGTTAAAAATGACCTGGCGAGCCGCTGTCAGATTTAGTCCCACGCCGCCTGCTGTGATATTTGCCAGCAATAATCGCACGTCATCGTCTTCCTGAAACCGATCTGCCCGTTCTTGCCTTTGTGCTACCGGTACTTCACCTGTAATGACCACGGCCTTGTCGCCGAATTTTGTTTTTAAAATTTCCAGTGGACGCAAGAAGCACGAAAATACTATCGCTTTTTCTCCCTGATCTACTACATTTTCTACAAAGGGCAATGTCGTTCGCACTTTGGAAGTTGCCAATCGAAGTCTTGCCCTTGTCAACTGCCCCAGGGCGCGCCCCCGTTCTTCAGAGAATGGGGATTCTTCTAATGTCTCTCGCACATTTCGCCGAGAATATTTTTGTAGCAGTTCCAGGACGGCTATGCTCATTCGATGCGCGACTCTACTCGATACATCTACATCCAACCAGGTCCGTATCTTAGGTGGCAGATCCAGGACTTGATTCTTCGTCCGCCGCAACATAATCCCGTGTAAGTGTACGGTTAGTTCTTCGATATTGCTCGCGCCATCTGTTACCCAGCCATATTCTCCCTTATACGCATCGCAATACCGTTTTGCAAATCCCATAAAGCTGCGTCCCAGTGCGTGTCGAGCAAGTTGTAGCAATGGGAAGAGATCCCTTGGCCGACTCGTCAGGGGGGTGCCTGTCAAGAGATGCACTACGGTCTCTTCAGGTAATTGCCTCACCAGTTGCATAGAAAATTTGTGCCGCTGACTGCGATGGTTTTTCAAATAATGCGCCTCGTCAAAGACTACGCCTTTCCATCCCAGTGCACATAACGCATCGATGTGCTTGCCCAGGATGTCGTAATTGATAATCGCCCAGCCCTCAAATCCAGCCTCAGGTGGATCGTCCGGTCCAATAATCCACGTATGTACACGGGGTAGAACAATCGCAATTTCTCTCTCCCAATTGCGCTTCACTGTCGCTGGGCAAATTACCAGATACGGTCCATGAGGTTCGGTTTGTGACATCGCAATTACGGACTGCCGGGTTTTGCCCAGTCCCATGTCATCGGCTAAGATTGATCGCCGCCGTCCCATCAAAAACGCTATGCCTTCTACCTGATGCGGATAGAGTCCTTCGGCTATATCTGTCGCGCGGTTTAGTATCGCTGTATCGAATGTTTCAGCCATAGAGACAACCTGTTTGGTGAATTTAGTTGCTTTTAATACAAGTCTTTTCTTTTTTAAATATAGTTTATACTTTGCTTTTTGCAATCGGCAAACTATTAATACCTACCGTTAAGGAGTTTCTCATGAATTTGGATTTTATCAGCAATGTTTTTGAAACCGAAACTATTGATCTGGCTGGCACGCGAGAAAGGATTGTGCGTGGTGGGCGCGATCTTTTCCACAAATTGCCAGAGGCCCTCAAAGATGTTAACCAGATTGGCGTGATCGGCTGGGGATCACAGGGGCCTGCGCAGGCACAAAATCTGCGCGAATCTCTGGAAGGCACAGGGGTCAAGGTCAAAGTGGGGCTGCGGCCTGGCTCTTCCTCGGTTGAAGATGCCGAAGCTGCCGGTTTTACCGAAGCTAATGGCACTTTGGGGGAGATGTATCAGGTCATCGCGGAATCGGATCTGGTGCTTTTGCTCATCGCCGATGCGGCGCAGGCGGAGAATCATCAGGCTATTTTTGACCGCCTCAAACCCGGAGCTACGCTCGGTCTGTCACATGGGTTTTTGC encodes:
- a CDS encoding aminotransferase class V-fold PLP-dependent enzyme, with amino-acid sequence MDHIRTAWPTSVAEEAYWESIRKQYMIAPDEVYLNTGSFGSQPRPVFEKMLEILEDVERNPTRHRAEYNSVVDNSRVHLAAFINAPSEDIAFATNVTMAINMVVHGLDWRPGDEILASDQEYGAIDNCLHLAERRYGVVVKRVQIPIPPEHPEDILNVFEDEFTDRTRLVFCSHITTRTGLITPIRALARLAHDRGALIAVDGAHAPGMIPLNLQDFGCDFYGGNCHKWLCAPKGTGFLYVSPSMQERLNHVVVSWGYSQEGVKKGADGILRINDRPFMWGIENWGTRDQACFAAVSAAIEFQEAVGKKRIRERGQQLAAYLRGRLAETGWAKLLTPSVPDLSGSISAFHLSGFDDLDLDERYRITVPIAKSDDVYWMRVSTHICNGFDHVDRLIDALGEERNA
- a CDS encoding DEAD/DEAH box helicase, with protein sequence MAETFDTAILNRATDIAEGLYPHQVEGIAFLMGRRRSILADDMGLGKTRQSVIAMSQTEPHGPYLVICPATVKRNWEREIAIVLPRVHTWIIGPDDPPEAGFEGWAIINYDILGKHIDALCALGWKGVVFDEAHYLKNHRSQRHKFSMQLVRQLPEETVVHLLTGTPLTSRPRDLFPLLQLARHALGRSFMGFAKRYCDAYKGEYGWVTDGASNIEELTVHLHGIMLRRTKNQVLDLPPKIRTWLDVDVSSRVAHRMSIAVLELLQKYSRRNVRETLEESPFSEERGRALGQLTRARLRLATSKVRTTLPFVENVVDQGEKAIVFSCFLRPLEILKTKFGDKAVVITGEVPVAQRQERADRFQEDDDVRLLLANITAGGVGLNLTAARQVIFNDLDWVPVNHWQAEDRAYRIGQTDMVNVTYMIGRDTVDTFVRTVLETKADLIDQMVEGRALPEDFHRDVMGEMRRIMDVLQPGVDALPGDINSAQVGEVLREASAAFREAHTEAFGIGEPVERQQPSQEAIEILARVLSGPKITKYRAESSSRPGAFYELEVDGNDVSCACRGFQYRGNCQHSRALKAALVKGENLPEGFREVGS